One window of the Oceanicaulis sp. genome contains the following:
- the secG gene encoding preprotein translocase subunit SecG — translation MTAVLLIIHLLVTVALVAVILMQRSEGGALGIGGGGPGGMMSGRGAANLLTRTTMVLGALFIANSIILAVLSGVDSTNRSVIDRAGETRDSELPFDFDEPPAGSDDAPADLPADAPQDAPAEEEPALPNR, via the coding sequence ATGACCGCCGTACTGCTCATCATCCACCTTCTCGTGACCGTCGCGCTCGTGGCCGTCATCCTCATGCAGCGCTCCGAAGGCGGGGCTCTGGGGATCGGCGGCGGCGGCCCGGGCGGCATGATGAGCGGCCGCGGGGCGGCGAACCTTCTGACCCGCACCACCATGGTGCTCGGCGCGCTGTTCATCGCCAATTCGATCATCCTGGCGGTGCTCTCGGGCGTTGATTCCACAAACCGTTCGGTCATCGACCGCGCCGGGGAGACCCGCGACAGCGAACTGCCGTTCGATTTCGACGAGCCGCCGGCCGGTTCGGACGACGCGCCGGCCGATCTTCCCGCGGACGCGCCGCAGGACGCGCCGGCGGAAGAAGAGCCGGCTCTGCCGAACCGCTAG
- the trpE gene encoding anthranilate synthase component I — protein MRDFAPDPEAAAETLAKGRPVLLTARRVDDLETPVSAYLKLAAGQTNTFLLESVEGGAYRGRYSAIGLDPDLIWRCRGETAEIARAPGPGMAPGAFEPAGTDPLTSLRALQAETRLDLPAGLAPLAAGLFGYLGYDTVRLSERLPEQAAPDPLGTPDGLLIRPRVMVIFDALRQEIVAAAPVRPVPGADPAALVDNARRRIEAVFARLDSPAPIHGVAEPRPPESPQSNMSDADYRAKVEAARAYIRAGDIFQVVPSQRFSAPFAEPPFALYRSLRRTNPSPFLFFFNFPGFSICGSSPEILVRLRGNTVTVRPIAGTRPRGQTPEADAAFEADLMADPKERSEHLMLLDLGRNDVGRVARAGTVRVTEREVIERYSHVMHIVSNVEGELADGEDAVSALLAGFPAGTVSGAPKVRAMEIIDELEPHRRGIYGGAVGYFGAQGDMDVCIALRTAVIKDGRMHVQAGAGVVLDSDPESERMETVNKARALFRAAAEAWRFA, from the coding sequence ATGCGCGACTTCGCGCCCGATCCGGAAGCGGCGGCCGAAACCCTCGCGAAGGGCCGGCCCGTGCTGTTGACCGCGCGCCGGGTCGACGATCTGGAAACCCCTGTTTCGGCCTATCTCAAGCTTGCGGCGGGCCAGACGAACACCTTCCTGCTGGAAAGCGTGGAGGGCGGCGCCTATCGGGGCCGGTATTCCGCGATCGGTCTCGATCCCGATCTCATCTGGCGGTGCCGCGGAGAGACCGCAGAGATCGCTCGCGCCCCAGGGCCGGGGATGGCGCCGGGCGCGTTCGAGCCCGCCGGGACCGATCCCCTAACCTCGCTTCGCGCGCTGCAGGCGGAAACCCGGCTCGACCTGCCCGCCGGGCTGGCGCCGCTGGCCGCCGGCCTGTTCGGCTATCTCGGCTACGACACGGTGCGCCTGTCCGAACGCCTGCCCGAGCAGGCTGCGCCCGACCCGCTGGGCACGCCTGACGGACTGCTCATCCGTCCGCGCGTGATGGTGATCTTCGACGCCTTGCGCCAGGAGATCGTCGCCGCAGCGCCGGTCCGCCCGGTTCCCGGCGCGGACCCCGCAGCGCTGGTCGACAACGCCCGGCGGCGCATCGAAGCGGTGTTCGCCCGGCTCGATTCCCCTGCTCCGATCCATGGGGTCGCAGAACCGCGCCCGCCGGAATCGCCGCAGTCGAACATGAGCGACGCGGATTACCGCGCGAAGGTCGAGGCTGCGCGCGCCTATATCCGCGCCGGCGACATCTTCCAGGTCGTCCCCTCGCAGCGCTTCTCCGCACCGTTTGCAGAGCCGCCGTTCGCGCTCTATCGCTCCTTGAGGCGGACCAACCCCTCGCCCTTCCTGTTCTTCTTCAACTTTCCCGGCTTCTCCATCTGCGGGTCGAGCCCGGAGATCCTGGTGCGCCTGCGCGGAAACACCGTCACGGTCCGTCCGATCGCCGGGACCCGGCCGCGCGGCCAGACGCCCGAGGCCGACGCCGCGTTCGAGGCCGATCTCATGGCCGACCCGAAGGAGCGTTCGGAGCATCTGATGCTGCTCGATCTGGGGCGCAACGACGTGGGCCGGGTGGCCAGGGCCGGAACCGTGCGCGTCACCGAGCGCGAGGTCATCGAGCGCTACAGCCACGTCATGCACATCGTCTCCAATGTCGAAGGCGAGCTGGCCGACGGCGAAGACGCGGTCAGCGCGCTCCTCGCCGGATTCCCGGCAGGCACGGTGTCCGGCGCGCCGAAGGTCCGGGCCATGGAGATCATCGACGAACTCGAACCCCATCGCCGCGGCATCTATGGCGGCGCGGTGGGCTATTTCGGCGCGCAGGGCGACATGGACGTGTGCATCGCGCTCAGGACCGCCGTGATCAAGGACGGGCGCATGCATGTGCAGGCCGGCGCCGGCGTGGTGCTCGATTCCGATCCCGAATCCGAGCGCATGGAGACGGTGAACAAGGCCCGCGCCCTCTTCCGCGCCGCCGCAGAGGCCTGGCGCTTCGCCTGA
- a CDS encoding CTP synthase: protein MPRYIFITGGVVSSLGKGLASAALGALLQARGYKVRLRKLDPYLNVDPGTMSPYQHGEVYVTDDGAETDLDLGHYERFTGVSAAQSDNITTGRIYSEIIERERRGDYLGATVQVIPHVTDAIKAFVLSDAGDVDFVLCEIGGTVGDIEGLPFFEAIRQLGQELGANKALFLHVTLLPFIKAAGEMKTKPTQHSVKELLSIGIQPDVLLCRCEIPIDPGDKRKIALFCNVPERAVIEGRDAASLYDVPLEYHAQGLDTVVLERFGIEDAPAPDLSVWEQISHTVHNPDGEVTIAVVGKYTVLVDAYKSLLEALNHGGIANGVKVRVRWLDASQFEEPDNFSALEDVHAILVPGGFGERGAEGKIAAAKFARERKIPYFGICFGMQMAVIEAARNLAGVEGAGSTEFGSAKEPLVGLLTEWVKDNEVVRRYEGGDLGGTMRLGAYIAKLKDGSRVAEIYGESRIEERHRHRYEVNIAYQQRLEAAGLVFSGMSPDGVLPEIVEYADHPWFIGVQFHPEYKSRPFAPHPLFASFVAAAVTQSRLV, encoded by the coding sequence ATGCCGCGATACATCTTCATCACCGGCGGCGTGGTCTCCTCGCTCGGAAAAGGCCTCGCCTCAGCCGCTCTCGGCGCGCTTTTGCAAGCGCGCGGGTACAAGGTCAGGCTGCGCAAGCTCGACCCCTATCTCAATGTCGATCCGGGCACGATGAGTCCGTACCAGCACGGCGAGGTCTACGTCACGGACGACGGGGCCGAGACCGATCTGGATCTGGGCCATTACGAGCGCTTCACCGGCGTGTCGGCCGCCCAGAGCGACAACATCACCACCGGCCGGATCTATTCCGAGATCATCGAGCGCGAACGCCGCGGCGATTATCTGGGCGCGACCGTGCAGGTGATCCCGCACGTCACAGACGCCATCAAGGCGTTCGTGCTGTCCGACGCGGGCGATGTCGATTTCGTGCTGTGCGAAATCGGCGGCACGGTGGGCGACATCGAAGGCCTGCCCTTCTTCGAGGCGATCCGTCAGCTCGGCCAGGAGCTCGGCGCGAACAAGGCGCTGTTCCTGCACGTCACCCTGCTGCCCTTCATCAAGGCGGCGGGCGAGATGAAGACCAAGCCGACCCAGCACTCGGTCAAGGAACTGCTCTCGATCGGCATCCAGCCCGACGTGCTGCTGTGCCGCTGCGAGATTCCGATCGATCCGGGCGACAAGCGCAAGATCGCGCTGTTCTGCAACGTGCCCGAACGCGCCGTCATCGAGGGCCGCGACGCGGCGAGCCTTTACGACGTGCCGCTGGAATACCACGCCCAGGGGCTGGACACCGTCGTGCTCGAACGCTTCGGGATCGAGGACGCGCCTGCGCCGGACCTGTCGGTCTGGGAGCAGATCTCTCACACCGTCCACAATCCCGACGGGGAGGTGACCATCGCGGTTGTGGGCAAGTACACCGTGCTGGTGGACGCCTACAAATCCCTGCTCGAAGCGCTCAATCACGGCGGCATCGCGAACGGGGTGAAGGTGCGCGTGCGCTGGCTGGACGCCAGCCAGTTCGAGGAGCCGGACAATTTCTCCGCCCTCGAGGATGTGCACGCCATCCTGGTCCCCGGCGGCTTCGGCGAGCGCGGCGCGGAAGGCAAGATCGCCGCGGCGAAGTTCGCCCGCGAGCGCAAGATCCCGTATTTCGGCATCTGCTTCGGCATGCAGATGGCCGTCATCGAGGCGGCGCGGAACCTCGCCGGCGTCGAGGGCGCGGGCTCGACCGAATTCGGCTCGGCGAAAGAGCCTCTGGTCGGCCTTCTCACCGAATGGGTGAAGGACAACGAGGTCGTACGCCGCTACGAGGGCGGCGATCTGGGCGGCACGATGCGGCTCGGCGCCTACATCGCCAAACTTAAGGACGGCTCGCGCGTGGCCGAGATCTACGGCGAAAGCCGGATCGAGGAGCGCCACAGGCACCGCTACGAGGTGAACATCGCCTACCAGCAGCGCCTGGAAGCGGCCGGGCTCGTCTTCTCCGGCATGTCGCCTGACGGCGTGCTGCCCGAGATCGTCGAATACGCCGACCACCCTTGGTTCATCGGCGTGCAGTTCCACCCCGAATACAAGTCGAGGCCCTTCGCCCCGCATCCGCTGTTCGCGAGTTTCGTGGCCGCGGCCGTGACGCAGTCGAGATTGGTGTAG
- a CDS encoding DNA polymerase IV → MSAPGYCRKCLAPAGANDPACPSCRSRHVLRHAEIGALAIAHIDCDAFFAAIEKRDDPSLEDKPVIIGGGRRGVVATACYVARLYGVRSAMPMFKALKACPDAVVVRPRMGVYSAEGRRIRAMMEDVTPLVEPLSVDEAFLDLSGTERLHGAPPALTLLRLQRRIREEVGVTVSVGLSFNKFLAKTASDLDKPNGFAVIGRADAPGFLAAMKVGQVYGVGPVFARKLQGDGLATLADVLKRSESDLARRYGESGLRLARIARGIDTRPVNPERERKSVSAETTFEDDVSDKNALKDRLWPLCVKVADRMKAGAVAGRVVTLKIKTDRFKTVTRRRTLSQPAQLADTLFRTAAELLDREPEGVRYRLIGAGYSVLEPAAGDAGDLLDPVAEKRAKAERAADAMRAKFGDAAVIKGRQLRRD, encoded by the coding sequence GTGAGCGCGCCGGGCTATTGCCGCAAATGCCTCGCGCCGGCCGGCGCAAACGATCCGGCCTGCCCGTCCTGCCGCAGCCGTCACGTCCTGCGCCACGCCGAGATCGGCGCGCTCGCCATCGCCCATATCGACTGCGACGCCTTCTTCGCCGCGATCGAGAAGCGCGACGATCCGAGCCTCGAGGACAAGCCGGTGATCATCGGCGGCGGGCGGCGCGGCGTGGTGGCCACCGCCTGCTATGTCGCCCGGCTCTACGGCGTGCGCTCGGCCATGCCGATGTTCAAGGCGCTCAAGGCCTGCCCTGACGCGGTCGTCGTCCGCCCGCGCATGGGCGTGTATTCCGCCGAAGGCCGCCGCATCCGGGCGATGATGGAGGACGTCACCCCGCTCGTCGAACCCCTCAGCGTGGACGAGGCGTTCCTCGATCTTTCCGGCACCGAACGCCTGCACGGCGCGCCGCCCGCGCTCACCCTGCTGAGGCTGCAGCGCCGGATCCGCGAGGAGGTCGGCGTGACGGTTTCGGTCGGGCTGAGCTTCAACAAGTTCCTCGCCAAGACCGCGTCCGATCTCGACAAGCCCAACGGCTTCGCCGTCATCGGCCGGGCCGACGCGCCGGGCTTTCTCGCCGCCATGAAGGTGGGGCAGGTCTACGGCGTGGGTCCGGTCTTCGCCAGGAAGCTTCAGGGCGACGGGCTGGCCACGCTCGCCGACGTGCTCAAGCGCAGCGAGAGCGATCTGGCGCGCCGTTACGGCGAATCCGGGCTGCGGCTGGCGCGCATCGCGCGCGGGATCGACACCCGCCCGGTGAACCCCGAACGCGAACGCAAATCGGTCTCCGCCGAGACCACGTTCGAGGACGACGTGTCAGACAAGAACGCGCTGAAAGACCGGCTCTGGCCGCTCTGCGTGAAGGTCGCCGACCGGATGAAGGCCGGTGCGGTGGCGGGCCGGGTCGTGACGCTGAAAATCAAGACCGACCGCTTCAAGACCGTCACGCGGCGGCGCACCCTCTCCCAGCCAGCCCAGCTCGCCGACACGCTGTTCCGCACCGCCGCGGAGCTTCTGGACCGGGAACCCGAGGGTGTGCGCTACCGGCTGATCGGCGCTGGCTATTCCGTGCTCGAACCGGCCGCCGGCGATGCGGGCGACCTGCTCGATCCGGTTGCGGAAAAGCGCGCGAAGGCCGAACGCGCCGCCGACGCCATGCGCGCGAAATTCGGCGACGCCGCCGTGATCAAGGGCCGGCAGCTCAGGCGGGACTGA
- a CDS encoding SurA N-terminal domain-containing protein produces the protein MLSAIRNFARSPWFGGMIIALLIAAFALWGVNDIFRGTGNAAVLVGPERVTVQELQRAYERQIFQIQRENPRFTREQADEIGLGERMVETLTVQAAIDAKAGELGLSLSDEQLMESLREIEAFENPFTNRFDPQTYLSILAENGYRGQTGARQFEAELAEELSRAQLVEAALGGVAAPQVFARARRAYEQERREIRALFLPPSLVGEVETPDDAALEAFISENAQVFQRPELRRFTLVRARPDLFERDVEVSEEDLQALYDFRRENGELSDPPTRTFTQWPAPDAASAEAAAARIAGGEDAGAVADDLGLGEPAPFTEVQAFEVPDSAIADMVFDMQRGDVRAVEGRLGWRVVRIDDALDPVVPSFEEVRSDLIEELAAGEADAMMLDALAEFEEARGAGATLEEAARAANLPAERFDFLSRSGQSVEGATAVTLVDAPEILGQVFELPIGFAGDLNQYGENGYFVVRVDEVEESRLPAVDEVRAQATAFYRARTVDDALGEILQGALDRVEAGESLEQVAASIPGARLETSTLTRGETAGPFNRQLVQTAFAAAPGEPFEARAGDQRTRAVAIVTDVTAPTGDPIQPERMQALSGELSDDLALALQNALLATYEVQADQRLIDLALGRTDPNAP, from the coding sequence ATGCTTTCCGCCATTCGCAATTTCGCCCGCTCGCCCTGGTTCGGCGGCATGATCATCGCGCTTCTGATCGCGGCCTTCGCGCTCTGGGGCGTGAACGACATCTTCCGCGGGACCGGCAACGCGGCGGTGCTGGTAGGCCCTGAACGGGTGACCGTGCAGGAGCTGCAGCGCGCCTATGAGCGGCAGATCTTCCAGATCCAGCGCGAAAACCCGCGCTTCACCCGCGAGCAGGCCGACGAGATCGGGCTGGGCGAGCGCATGGTGGAGACCCTCACCGTGCAGGCCGCGATCGACGCCAAGGCCGGCGAGCTGGGACTAAGCCTGTCTGACGAGCAGCTGATGGAATCGCTGCGCGAGATCGAGGCGTTCGAGAACCCGTTCACCAACCGGTTCGATCCGCAGACCTATCTGTCGATCCTCGCCGAGAACGGCTATCGCGGTCAGACCGGCGCGCGCCAGTTCGAGGCCGAGCTGGCCGAGGAACTCTCCCGCGCCCAGCTCGTCGAGGCCGCTCTGGGCGGGGTCGCCGCGCCGCAGGTCTTCGCGCGCGCCCGCCGCGCCTACGAGCAGGAGCGCCGGGAGATCCGCGCGCTGTTCCTGCCCCCGAGCCTGGTCGGCGAGGTCGAAACGCCCGACGACGCCGCGCTCGAAGCTTTCATCTCCGAGAACGCGCAGGTGTTCCAGCGGCCCGAGCTGCGGCGCTTCACGCTCGTCCGCGCGCGCCCCGACCTGTTCGAGCGCGATGTCGAGGTGTCCGAAGAGGACCTTCAGGCGCTTTACGACTTCCGGCGGGAGAACGGCGAGCTGAGCGATCCGCCGACCCGCACCTTCACGCAATGGCCCGCCCCTGACGCGGCCTCCGCCGAAGCCGCCGCCGCGCGGATCGCCGGTGGCGAGGACGCCGGCGCGGTCGCAGACGATCTCGGCCTTGGCGAACCTGCGCCCTTCACCGAGGTTCAGGCCTTCGAAGTGCCTGACAGTGCGATCGCAGACATGGTCTTCGACATGCAGCGCGGCGACGTCCGCGCGGTCGAAGGCCGGCTGGGCTGGCGCGTGGTGCGCATCGACGACGCGCTCGACCCCGTCGTGCCCTCATTTGAAGAAGTGCGAAGCGATCTGATCGAGGAACTCGCCGCAGGCGAAGCCGACGCCATGATGCTCGACGCGCTCGCCGAATTCGAAGAAGCGCGCGGCGCGGGAGCGACGCTCGAAGAAGCCGCTCGCGCCGCGAACCTGCCCGCCGAGCGCTTCGACTTCCTGAGCCGTTCAGGCCAGAGCGTGGAGGGGGCGACGGCGGTCACCCTCGTGGACGCGCCGGAAATCCTCGGCCAGGTCTTCGAGCTGCCGATCGGCTTCGCAGGCGACCTTAATCAGTACGGCGAGAACGGCTATTTCGTCGTGCGGGTCGATGAGGTCGAGGAGTCCCGCCTTCCGGCCGTGGACGAGGTGCGCGCGCAGGCCACCGCCTTCTACCGCGCGCGCACGGTCGACGACGCGCTCGGCGAGATCCTGCAAGGCGCGCTCGACCGCGTCGAGGCCGGTGAAAGCCTCGAGCAGGTCGCCGCATCGATCCCCGGCGCCAGGCTCGAGACAAGCACGCTCACCCGCGGCGAAACCGCCGGGCCGTTCAACCGCCAGCTCGTGCAGACCGCCTTCGCTGCGGCGCCCGGCGAGCCTTTCGAGGCGCGCGCCGGCGATCAGCGTACGCGCGCTGTGGCGATCGTCACGGACGTGACCGCGCCGACCGGCGATCCGATCCAGCCCGAGCGCATGCAGGCGCTGTCCGGCGAGCTCTCTGACGATCTCGCCCTGGCGCTTCAGAACGCGCTTCTGGCCACCTACGAGGTTCAGGCCGACCAGCGTCTGATCGACCTCGCGCTGGGCCGCACCGACCCGAACGCGCCGTAA
- the tpiA gene encoding triose-phosphate isomerase yields the protein MTRPALIAGNWKMNGGLDDLSWADDLVEAFGADGPGVDAALCPPATLIAPFAERLPSWIALGAQDCSQHGEGAHTGDLAAGMLAALGCRYVIVGHSERRSNHGEGDDLVRAKAEAAIAAGLVPIVCIGETLAERETGQAEDVVIAQLARSVPADASAKSLVIAYEPVWAIGTGKTATPEDAQAMHAQIRRAFPGEGRDELRILYGGSVKPENAADLFAMDDIDGALVGGASLEAEDFAGVLRAVR from the coding sequence ATGACGCGCCCCGCCCTGATCGCCGGAAACTGGAAGATGAACGGCGGCCTGGACGATCTGTCCTGGGCTGACGATCTCGTTGAGGCTTTCGGGGCTGACGGGCCGGGCGTGGACGCCGCGCTGTGCCCGCCCGCAACGTTGATCGCACCCTTCGCCGAGCGGCTCCCTTCGTGGATCGCCCTGGGCGCTCAGGACTGCTCGCAGCACGGGGAGGGCGCGCATACCGGCGATCTCGCTGCGGGCATGCTCGCAGCGCTCGGTTGCCGCTACGTCATAGTGGGTCATTCCGAGCGCCGCTCGAACCATGGCGAGGGCGACGACCTCGTGCGCGCCAAGGCCGAGGCGGCGATCGCCGCAGGGCTCGTTCCGATCGTCTGCATCGGAGAAACGCTGGCCGAACGCGAGACCGGGCAGGCCGAAGACGTGGTGATCGCCCAGCTCGCCAGGTCCGTGCCTGCGGACGCGTCTGCCAAATCACTTGTCATCGCCTACGAGCCGGTCTGGGCGATCGGCACGGGCAAGACCGCGACGCCGGAGGACGCCCAGGCCATGCACGCCCAGATCCGCCGCGCGTTTCCAGGCGAGGGGCGGGACGAGCTGCGGATTCTCTACGGCGGCTCGGTGAAGCCTGAAAACGCGGCGGATCTGTTCGCGATGGACGACATCGACGGCGCGCTCGTCGGCGGCGCGAGCCTCGAGGCGGAGGACTTCGCCGGCGTGCTCCGCGCGGTGCGGTAA
- a CDS encoding ROK family protein, with protein MTRLGVDLGGTKIEAAILSADGEILTRRRAPTPPDYTGKVRAVADLAAAVEAETGLSAPHVGVGHPGSINPRTGLVRNANSTALNGKPLDRDLAEACGRPVACANDANCFALSEAVDGAGAGAASVFGVITGTGVGGGFVLNGELVEGADGIAAEWGHTALPRPSPEEVPGPFCKCGRESCVEAWCSGPAVAADHQRRTGVAMTAAEIAAGAAEGDPECVQTIALWVDRLARSMGTLVNIVDPEVIVLGGGLSNIEGAAERLEAALAPHCFTDEPRTKVRRNVHGDSSGVRGAAWLEPKAPR; from the coding sequence ATGACCCGACTCGGCGTTGATCTCGGCGGCACCAAGATCGAAGCGGCGATCCTCTCCGCAGACGGCGAGATCCTGACCCGGCGCCGCGCGCCGACCCCGCCCGACTATACAGGCAAGGTCCGCGCGGTGGCGGACCTCGCCGCCGCGGTCGAGGCCGAGACCGGGCTCTCCGCGCCCCATGTCGGGGTCGGCCATCCCGGCTCGATCAATCCGCGCACAGGCCTTGTGCGCAACGCGAACTCCACAGCCCTGAACGGCAAGCCGCTCGACCGCGATCTCGCCGAAGCCTGCGGAAGGCCGGTCGCGTGCGCGAACGACGCCAACTGCTTCGCCTTGTCCGAAGCGGTCGACGGCGCGGGCGCAGGCGCGGCGAGCGTGTTCGGCGTGATCACCGGAACAGGCGTCGGCGGCGGGTTCGTCCTGAACGGAGAGCTGGTCGAAGGCGCTGACGGGATTGCGGCGGAATGGGGACACACCGCCCTGCCCCGCCCCTCGCCTGAAGAAGTCCCCGGCCCGTTCTGCAAGTGCGGACGGGAAAGCTGCGTGGAGGCCTGGTGTTCAGGCCCCGCCGTCGCGGCGGACCATCAACGCAGGACGGGCGTGGCGATGACGGCGGCCGAGATCGCCGCCGGTGCGGCCGAGGGCGATCCCGAGTGCGTCCAGACCATCGCGCTCTGGGTCGACCGGCTGGCCCGGTCGATGGGCACGCTCGTCAACATCGTCGACCCCGAGGTGATCGTGCTCGGCGGCGGGCTTTCGAACATCGAGGGCGCGGCCGAACGCCTCGAAGCCGCGCTCGCCCCGCACTGCTTCACCGACGAGCCGCGCACGAAAGTGCGCCGCAACGTGCACGGCGACAGCTCCGGCGTCCGCGGCGCGGCCTGGCTCGAACCCAAGGCCCCCAGGTGA
- a CDS encoding response regulator receiver protein: MSEIAYARATVALYDPVHVNLRTTRYALQQIGFKEIESISTLRDLKRRVQDDAPHLLVIETSDHEAEVFGLVRAIRAGEVSNNPFAAILVTSWRRDTAVVREAVSCGADDVIIRPFSTAFAEERIRTLVKARKPFIVTSDYIGPDRRRDPKRAGGAPPIEAPNVLKAVVTEDDAALARARAWIDEAQRTVDGERLRRLCLRVIIGAEAGLREMKEGRTPVMDVGEFERGAREVRQRLARSRSSEAKRVSQALCEVAAELREPQGFSAGNLGLAKELAMAAYVAYAGDDGIERSASEIEQAAAALQKRMASAAANPTHTDGGASDQAELKRAAS, from the coding sequence ATGAGCGAGATCGCGTACGCGCGCGCCACTGTGGCGCTCTATGACCCTGTGCACGTCAATCTGCGCACGACGCGCTATGCGCTGCAGCAGATCGGCTTCAAGGAGATCGAATCGATCTCCACCCTGCGCGATCTCAAGCGCCGGGTTCAGGACGACGCGCCCCATCTTCTGGTGATCGAAACCTCCGACCATGAGGCCGAAGTCTTCGGTCTGGTGCGCGCGATCCGCGCCGGCGAGGTGTCCAACAATCCGTTCGCTGCGATCCTGGTGACGAGCTGGCGGCGCGACACCGCCGTGGTCCGCGAGGCGGTGAGCTGCGGCGCCGACGACGTCATCATCCGGCCCTTCTCCACCGCCTTCGCCGAGGAGCGGATCCGCACGCTGGTCAAGGCGCGCAAGCCCTTCATCGTGACGAGCGACTATATCGGCCCGGACCGGCGCCGCGATCCCAAGCGCGCAGGCGGCGCGCCGCCCATCGAAGCGCCGAACGTGCTCAAGGCGGTCGTCACCGAGGACGACGCCGCGCTGGCCCGGGCGCGCGCCTGGATCGACGAAGCCCAGCGCACGGTCGACGGCGAGCGGCTGCGCCGTCTGTGTCTGCGGGTGATCATCGGCGCGGAGGCCGGGCTGCGCGAGATGAAGGAAGGCCGCACGCCGGTCATGGATGTCGGCGAGTTCGAGCGCGGCGCGCGTGAAGTGCGCCAACGGCTCGCCCGCTCGCGCTCGTCTGAAGCCAAGCGCGTCTCACAGGCGCTGTGCGAGGTGGCGGCCGAGCTGCGCGAGCCGCAGGGCTTCAGCGCGGGCAATCTGGGCCTGGCCAAGGAGCTCGCCATGGCGGCCTATGTCGCCTACGCCGGAGACGACGGGATCGAGCGCTCGGCCAGCGAGATCGAACAGGCCGCCGCCGCGCTTCAGAAACGCATGGCGTCGGCCGCGGCGAACCCGACGCACACCGACGGTGGCGCTTCGGATCAGGCTGAGCTAAAACGCGCGGCCAGCTAG
- a CDS encoding alpha/beta fold hydrolase gives MAQDDFGAAIQSRSTRFTTRDGRVLCGRIIAPPAPIAVMVINPATGYPARFYQGFAGAAATQGWAVLTYDYRGQGESSDRHPRRDPATMLDWALEDIPAAARHACAEHPGLPLDVVGHSVGGQFAAFTPSDLPLRRLALLSSSSGYWGRQSAPLKFFAWAFWRVIGPLQLATRGYIPRGAFWKGEDLPAGVWRDWRDFGVNPAGFRDRFAELGLAGRYARFTAPIKAWTPDDDPIANPAGVRWLLERYENAPSEMKIVRHDQLGRGAIGHDGLFRRKVSDVFWPQVFRWLALDERRMAAE, from the coding sequence ATGGCGCAGGACGATTTCGGTGCGGCGATCCAAAGCCGGTCCACGCGGTTCACGACCCGCGACGGCCGCGTGCTGTGCGGCCGCATCATCGCCCCGCCCGCCCCGATCGCGGTGATGGTGATCAACCCCGCCACCGGCTATCCAGCCCGCTTCTACCAGGGCTTCGCCGGGGCCGCCGCCACGCAGGGCTGGGCGGTTCTGACTTACGATTACAGAGGGCAGGGAGAATCCTCCGACCGCCATCCGCGCCGTGATCCGGCGACCATGCTGGACTGGGCGCTTGAGGACATCCCGGCTGCGGCGCGCCACGCCTGCGCCGAGCATCCCGGCCTGCCTCTCGACGTGGTCGGTCATTCCGTGGGCGGACAGTTCGCCGCCTTTACGCCCTCCGACCTGCCGCTGAGGCGGCTGGCGCTTCTGTCCTCCTCGTCGGGATACTGGGGCCGGCAGAGCGCGCCGCTGAAGTTCTTCGCCTGGGCGTTCTGGCGCGTGATCGGCCCGCTCCAGCTGGCCACGCGCGGCTATATCCCGCGCGGCGCCTTCTGGAAGGGCGAGGACCTGCCCGCCGGGGTCTGGCGCGACTGGCGCGATTTCGGGGTCAATCCGGCCGGGTTCCGGGACCGCTTCGCAGAGCTCGGACTCGCCGGCCGCTACGCCCGCTTCACAGCGCCGATCAAGGCCTGGACCCCTGACGACGATCCGATCGCCAACCCCGCCGGCGTGCGGTGGCTTCTCGAGCGCTATGAGAACGCCCCCAGCGAGATGAAGATCGTCCGTCACGACCAGCTCGGCCGCGGCGCGATCGGCCATGACGGACTGTTCCGGCGCAAGGTCTCCGACGTGTTCTGGCCGCAGGTCTTCCGCTGGCTGGCGCTCGACGAGCGCCGGATGGCGGCGGAGTAG